The proteins below come from a single Gimesia alba genomic window:
- a CDS encoding DUF1501 domain-containing protein yields the protein MSEHASVQTDRPFDVRARRSFLKNAGLGFGSLALTGLLKEQGLLSSIEAADEGGLETKPPHFVPKAKSIIWLFMPGSPSQVDTFDYKPMLQKKDGEKLEGADPKTGFFTTSGKLLKSPFKFKQYGESGAWVSEIFPNIANHVDDMSFLYSCFSRSNNHTPAMLEMNSGVFLQGRPCMGSWVTYGLGTENSNLPGFVVMHGAMPRGGNPIWAPGFLPKVYQPTAIDGRSNVPISNLSRLKTMTDQQQRKQLDLLKQMNARHQQLRPHEADLAARLESFELAYRMQTAAPEALDVKEESEAIQKMYGVNQKETELVAKQCITARRMVERGVRFIQIYAGTNGGGGGVADVPWDGHSDIGLNHRIAAKSVDQPIGALLADLKSRGLLDSTLVVWGGEFGRTSDSQGSQGRDHNPNAFTMWMAGGGIKGGVQYGASDDFGYKAIHNRVGVNDLHATLLHLMGIDHMKLTYRFNGRDYRLTDLGGELIQEIIA from the coding sequence ATGAGCGAACATGCTTCAGTACAAACAGACCGGCCTTTTGATGTTCGTGCTCGACGTTCCTTTCTAAAAAACGCGGGACTAGGCTTCGGTAGTTTAGCCTTAACGGGTCTGTTGAAGGAACAGGGACTGCTTTCTTCAATCGAGGCTGCAGATGAGGGAGGCTTAGAGACAAAACCACCTCATTTTGTACCGAAAGCAAAATCGATAATCTGGCTATTTATGCCAGGCAGCCCCTCGCAAGTTGATACGTTCGACTATAAACCGATGCTGCAGAAAAAGGATGGAGAAAAGCTGGAAGGCGCAGATCCCAAAACCGGGTTCTTCACAACCAGTGGGAAACTATTGAAGTCTCCTTTCAAGTTTAAACAGTATGGTGAATCGGGAGCATGGGTTTCGGAGATCTTTCCCAACATCGCGAACCATGTCGATGACATGTCGTTCCTTTATTCCTGCTTTTCCCGCTCGAATAACCATACACCCGCGATGTTAGAAATGAATTCAGGAGTGTTCCTGCAGGGCAGGCCCTGTATGGGGTCTTGGGTGACCTATGGATTGGGGACCGAAAATTCGAATCTACCGGGCTTTGTTGTCATGCATGGTGCAATGCCTCGTGGGGGAAATCCAATCTGGGCTCCCGGCTTTTTGCCTAAAGTCTATCAACCGACGGCCATTGACGGCAGAAGCAACGTCCCTATTTCTAATCTGTCCCGTTTGAAAACAATGACTGACCAGCAGCAGAGAAAACAGCTGGATCTGTTGAAACAAATGAATGCCCGGCATCAACAGTTAAGGCCCCATGAAGCCGATCTGGCCGCACGACTGGAATCGTTTGAACTCGCCTATCGCATGCAGACTGCAGCACCAGAGGCATTAGATGTGAAAGAGGAATCAGAGGCGATTCAGAAAATGTATGGTGTCAACCAGAAAGAAACAGAACTGGTTGCCAAACAATGCATCACTGCCCGGCGGATGGTGGAACGAGGCGTGCGATTTATTCAGATTTATGCCGGGACAAATGGTGGCGGTGGCGGAGTCGCTGACGTTCCCTGGGACGGTCATAGTGATATCGGCCTCAATCATCGAATTGCCGCGAAATCTGTTGATCAGCCCATCGGCGCACTTCTGGCCGACTTGAAATCTCGTGGTCTGTTAGATTCCACACTGGTCGTCTGGGGAGGCGAGTTTGGAAGAACGTCCGACTCGCAGGGAAGCCAGGGCCGCGATCATAATCCGAATGCCTTTACCATGTGGATGGCAGGTGGCGGGATTAAAGGGGGCGTTCAATATGGTGCCAGTGATGATTTTGGTTACAAAGCCATTCATAATCGCGTCGGCGTGAATGATCTGCATGCGACATTGCTGCATCTGATGGGCATTGATCATATGAAACTGACGTATCGTTTCAATGGTCGCGATTATCGCCTTACTGATTTAGGAGGGGAATTGATTCAGGAGATCATTGCCTGA
- a CDS encoding DUF1559 domain-containing protein, translated as MKSLSRDRRKGFTLIELLVVIAIIAILIALLLPAVQQAREAARRSTCKNNLKQIGLALHNYHDVFGMFVLRKGGTNGSDSNTSNRGRLSGFVGLLPYMDQAPLFNKIAAGDATRSPFGPAAWRGWGVWNVAIPMLKCPSDGRNKQLIRAQNYVFCIGDSATSINGTNSRGLFPNRYGTRIRDITDGTSNTIAMSEHVRANYGPNISNAGRKRVEGIAMSQAPRTNPGSCMTLASGAAWVSGTTVKGRHGTSLWDGQAERCGFNTVLPPNGPSCAEGTNVNADSGHAALAPSSLHVGGVHVLMADGAVRFVSENIDTGDLSQPSPSPSSTIASPYGTWGALGTKDSEEIIGEF; from the coding sequence GTGAAGAGTTTATCGAGAGACAGACGTAAGGGATTCACATTAATTGAACTGCTGGTCGTGATTGCCATTATCGCTATTTTAATTGCCTTACTGTTACCAGCAGTCCAGCAGGCTCGCGAAGCAGCCCGTAGATCTACCTGTAAGAACAATTTAAAACAAATTGGTCTGGCACTTCACAACTACCACGATGTGTTTGGAATGTTTGTCCTGCGTAAAGGAGGTACGAACGGGTCAGATAGCAACACATCAAACCGTGGTCGACTGAGTGGATTTGTTGGACTGTTGCCTTATATGGATCAGGCTCCTCTGTTTAACAAAATTGCAGCAGGTGACGCAACACGTTCGCCCTTCGGTCCTGCTGCCTGGAGAGGCTGGGGCGTCTGGAATGTCGCCATTCCCATGCTGAAGTGTCCATCGGACGGCCGCAACAAGCAGCTAATTCGAGCACAGAACTATGTCTTCTGTATTGGTGACTCAGCCACCAGCATCAATGGCACCAACTCACGCGGGTTATTTCCAAATCGGTATGGGACTCGAATCCGGGATATCACCGATGGAACCAGTAATACCATCGCCATGAGTGAGCATGTCCGGGCTAACTATGGTCCCAATATCAGTAATGCCGGACGAAAACGAGTCGAAGGGATTGCCATGAGCCAGGCACCTCGTACCAATCCAGGATCATGCATGACACTGGCTTCCGGCGCAGCTTGGGTAAGCGGGACGACTGTTAAAGGAAGACATGGAACATCGCTCTGGGATGGACAGGCAGAACGTTGTGGATTCAACACGGTCCTGCCTCCCAATGGTCCTTCCTGTGCCGAAGGCACGAACGTCAATGCCGACTCAGGTCATGCAGCACTTGCTCCTTCCAGTCTGCATGTCGGTGGCGTGCATGTGCTGATGGCGGATGGTGCCGTACGGTTTGTTTCTGAAAACATTGATACGGGCGACCTGAGTCAGCCTAGCCCAAGTCCCTCTTCAACGATTGCCAGCCCATATGGTACTTGGGGTGCATTGGGAACGAAGGACTCTGAAGAAATCATTGGTGAATTCTAA
- a CDS encoding carboxypeptidase-like regulatory domain-containing protein, which yields MRNDLGNRLFNGISLLSIFMVLSLHGCGGGPEDTRPVRNSVSGVITYQGNPVEDAIIVFRPASSEGQTANGRTDATGAFKMGTFEGTDGVVPGEYTVMISKLEATSTSQALPEDDPNYDPNPTVEAPPKNLLPEKYANAETSGLTASVPEGEEVTDLKFELND from the coding sequence ATGCGAAATGACTTAGGGAATCGATTGTTTAATGGAATCAGTCTTTTATCAATCTTCATGGTCTTGTCATTACATGGCTGTGGTGGTGGTCCTGAAGACACACGCCCGGTAAGGAATTCTGTTTCTGGAGTGATTACTTATCAGGGTAACCCTGTTGAAGATGCCATTATTGTATTTCGCCCTGCTAGTTCTGAAGGTCAAACCGCAAATGGGCGAACGGATGCGACAGGTGCTTTCAAGATGGGAACATTTGAAGGAACCGACGGCGTCGTTCCAGGAGAGTACACGGTCATGATTTCCAAGCTGGAAGCAACCAGCACAAGTCAAGCCTTGCCAGAGGATGATCCGAACTATGATCCGAATCCGACTGTAGAGGCGCCTCCCAAGAATCTGCTTCCGGAAAAATATGCGAACGCCGAGACCTCAGGGCTGACGGCTTCAGTTCCTGAAGGAGAAGAAGTCACTGATCTGAAGTTTGAATTAAACGACTGA
- a CDS encoding ABC transporter ATP-binding protein, with product MEKQAIDTTQAIAGESLFCTQNLTKVYPMGEVEVQALRGIDLELFPGEFIVILGPSGSGKSTLLNILGGLDVPSGGSVQFRDHNLTSADEAELTCYRREHVGFVFQFYNLIASLTARENVALVADIAVDPLSAEEALHLVGLEKRIDHYPAQLSGGEQQRVAIARAIVKQPDVLLCDEPTGALDVKTGVIVLEALRQINQELGTLTVVITHNATIANMADRVVSLSDGQITEVKQNARKSLPHELVW from the coding sequence ATGGAGAAGCAAGCAATTGACACGACCCAGGCAATCGCAGGGGAGTCGCTGTTTTGTACGCAGAATCTGACTAAGGTCTATCCGATGGGGGAGGTCGAAGTCCAGGCGTTGCGTGGGATTGACCTGGAGTTGTTTCCTGGTGAGTTTATCGTGATTCTGGGACCATCGGGCAGTGGCAAGTCAACGTTACTGAATATTCTGGGCGGGCTGGATGTCCCGAGCGGCGGCTCTGTGCAGTTTCGGGATCACAATCTGACATCCGCCGATGAAGCAGAACTGACTTGCTATCGTCGTGAGCATGTCGGGTTCGTTTTTCAGTTTTATAATCTGATCGCCAGCTTGACCGCACGCGAGAACGTCGCGCTGGTCGCAGACATCGCCGTTGATCCTCTTTCTGCAGAGGAAGCACTGCATCTGGTCGGACTGGAAAAACGCATTGATCACTATCCGGCACAGCTCTCCGGTGGCGAGCAGCAACGCGTGGCCATCGCCCGGGCAATTGTCAAACAGCCCGATGTGCTGCTCTGCGATGAACCGACGGGAGCCCTGGATGTGAAGACCGGCGTCATCGTGCTGGAAGCACTCAGGCAGATTAACCAGGAACTGGGAACCTTAACGGTCGTGATTACGCATAATGCTACAATCGCGAATATGGCAGACCGTGTTGTCAGTCTGTCGGACGGACAGATAACAGAGGTAAAACAAAACGCACGAAAATCATTACCGCACGAACTGGTCTGGTAG
- a CDS encoding ABC transporter permease, translated as MRTLDRLLIADLKRMWGQALAICLVLACGVATYTMSLSTIQSIEVTYDRYYSDYRFADVFVSLKRAPNLLAERIREIPGVERIETRVVRDVILDIPGMVEPATCRLVSLPDHGQPKLNAVYLRRGRLPDPDVRGEVLASELFADAHNLKPGDTVQVIMGGRQEKLRIVGIGMSPEYIYAIQPGQFLPDNRHFGVFWMPYQQMAAAFNMEGAFNDLSIKLLPRASEQDVIAEVDRNTEAYGGLGAYGRDDQISHRRVADEIHQLSGMAYISPMIFLAVAAFLFNLVFSRIVHHQQEAIATLRAFGYRPTEIGVHYLKMLLILVTFGFVLGTGAGIYLMQRMVTHYGEFFRFPILYFEVAWDQLPLAAGLSLVVGLFGGAIAIRRAMSLQPAVAMQPEAPAVYHKSWIERLVLSRFLPRIEMMVFQRLKQNLRLTLFSVLGMSLGVALLVLGSFVEDSINYVIDVQFQRAQRQDILVTFNEALSSRAIHDAQHLPGVEYVEAFRAAPVRLSNGRNARRVSLMGLEQRPRLFRVLDQDVQEVTLKAGGLTISKKLAELLDVKRGDEIHIQFLDGRRQRSLVPIVAVFPDYTEPRAYMFREDMYRLLREGESISGVFLSVDPLRLNDFHQRLKETPVAAGVTLKQAALKSFHDTIAENLRPMRITNALFASVIAFGVIYNCALITLAERSRDLATLRILGFTRGEVSRVLLAELAIITLAALPIGLPLGYMLSYFTTLALDTETHRIPLVITRATFAYSAVVILVAATVSALIVRRLIDKLDLIAVLKVKA; from the coding sequence ATGCGAACTCTGGACCGACTACTCATCGCTGATCTGAAACGAATGTGGGGCCAGGCTCTGGCGATCTGTCTGGTGCTGGCTTGCGGCGTTGCAACTTATACAATGTCTTTAAGTACGATTCAGTCGATCGAAGTGACCTATGATCGATATTACAGCGACTATCGTTTCGCTGATGTCTTTGTCTCACTCAAACGTGCTCCCAATCTGCTGGCAGAGCGGATTCGCGAAATCCCTGGCGTAGAACGGATCGAAACGCGGGTGGTCCGCGATGTGATTCTCGATATTCCTGGCATGGTCGAGCCGGCAACGTGCCGACTTGTTTCATTACCCGATCACGGGCAACCCAAATTGAATGCCGTCTATCTGCGTCGCGGTAGATTGCCTGATCCCGATGTGCGCGGTGAAGTCTTAGCCAGCGAACTGTTTGCCGATGCCCATAATCTGAAACCCGGTGATACAGTGCAGGTGATTATGGGCGGGCGTCAGGAGAAATTACGCATCGTCGGTATTGGAATGTCGCCTGAATATATCTATGCCATTCAACCTGGTCAGTTTCTACCTGATAACCGCCACTTCGGTGTGTTCTGGATGCCGTACCAGCAAATGGCGGCGGCATTTAATATGGAAGGGGCATTTAACGATCTGTCAATAAAACTCTTACCGCGGGCTTCCGAACAGGATGTGATCGCTGAGGTTGACCGCAACACTGAAGCCTATGGCGGTCTGGGTGCTTATGGGCGTGATGACCAGATTTCTCATCGTCGTGTGGCTGACGAGATACATCAATTGAGTGGTATGGCTTATATCTCTCCCATGATATTTCTGGCGGTTGCTGCCTTCCTGTTTAATCTGGTCTTCTCCCGGATTGTCCATCATCAGCAGGAAGCAATCGCCACGCTGCGTGCCTTCGGATATCGGCCCACTGAAATCGGAGTGCATTACCTGAAGATGCTGTTGATCCTGGTTACCTTTGGTTTCGTATTGGGAACGGGGGCAGGCATCTATCTGATGCAGCGTATGGTCACGCACTATGGAGAGTTCTTTCGTTTTCCCATTTTATATTTTGAAGTGGCCTGGGACCAGCTTCCCCTGGCTGCAGGTTTGAGTCTCGTTGTTGGTTTGTTTGGTGGTGCGATCGCGATTCGCCGGGCGATGTCTCTGCAACCGGCTGTCGCCATGCAACCCGAGGCACCCGCGGTGTATCACAAATCGTGGATCGAGCGGCTGGTGTTAAGCCGGTTTTTGCCAAGAATTGAAATGATGGTCTTTCAGCGTTTGAAACAGAATCTACGTTTAACGTTGTTTTCTGTTCTCGGGATGTCACTGGGGGTGGCCTTGCTTGTATTGGGTTCATTTGTGGAAGATTCGATCAATTATGTGATCGACGTGCAATTCCAACGGGCGCAGCGCCAGGATATCCTGGTGACATTCAACGAAGCACTCTCTTCCCGAGCCATTCATGACGCGCAGCATTTGCCCGGGGTTGAATATGTAGAAGCATTTCGTGCAGCACCTGTAAGGTTAAGTAACGGCCGAAACGCGCGACGGGTTTCATTGATGGGGCTTGAGCAACGCCCTCGGTTATTTCGTGTACTGGATCAGGATGTTCAAGAAGTTACTCTCAAGGCGGGTGGCTTGACGATTTCGAAAAAACTGGCGGAATTACTGGATGTGAAACGGGGAGACGAAATCCACATTCAGTTTCTGGATGGTCGCAGACAGAGAAGTCTAGTGCCGATTGTTGCTGTCTTCCCCGATTATACGGAACCGCGGGCATACATGTTTCGAGAAGACATGTATCGTCTGTTGCGTGAAGGAGAATCGATTTCTGGAGTGTTTCTGTCTGTGGACCCTTTGCGTCTGAATGATTTTCATCAGCGTTTGAAGGAGACGCCCGTAGCAGCAGGAGTGACGTTGAAGCAGGCTGCATTGAAGAGTTTTCACGATACGATAGCTGAGAATCTCAGACCGATGCGGATTACGAATGCACTCTTTGCCTCCGTGATCGCCTTTGGTGTGATCTATAATTGTGCCTTAATTACGCTTGCAGAACGCAGTCGTGATCTGGCGACGCTCCGCATTTTGGGGTTTACCCGAGGGGAAGTTTCGCGCGTGTTGCTCGCTGAACTGGCAATTATTACATTAGCCGCTCTGCCTATAGGGTTGCCTCTCGGATACATGTTGTCCTACTTCACAACTCTGGCATTAGATACCGAAACGCACCGCATCCCACTGGTGATCACACGCGCAACGTTTGCTTACTCGGCTGTTGTGATTCTGGTGGCTGCTACGGTCTCAGCGTTGATCGTGCGTCGCCTGATTGATAAGTTGGATTTGATTGCCGTTCTCAAAGTGAAAGCATAA
- a CDS encoding PSD1 and planctomycete cytochrome C domain-containing protein encodes MLRSFSFFSLGLILLFKPAFSAEPTPTAQPSKAGIQFFETKIRPVLVNQCYECHSVEAKQNEKLEGALLLDTRAAMLTGGDTGPSIVPGDVKNSLLIAAIRHESFEMPPKNKLSDQVIADFEKWIQMGAPDPRDGKVPQIKKETIDIAKGREFWSFKPLNQSPPPTPHNTTWGKTPVDQFILAKQEAQGITPNQLASRQTLIRRVYFDLWGLPPEPKDVEEFVNDPSPDAYEKLIDRLLAGQHYGERWARHWLDVSRFAESNGYAFDRDRPAAYHFRDFVIKALNSDMPYDQFIRLQIAGDQLGPTDYLSQAATGFLAAGPFTSQQTQKERERSRYEQLDDVIHTIGTATLGLTLGCARCHDHKFDPVSSHDYYRMIAAFAETGFQDYQHDQNPEKYNKEKAAFDLTHKPFVDARLKYEKEALPAKLVEWLKKRPTESIQPQLSDWHSIGPFQSANFDQAFNQKHAPEKKVDLKQTYSKGKLKWTPQPTWADGKVHNTLTGNNSANYLFRTIEVPVATPLEISLGRDDAIKVWLNGKSVLSKKVTGGAAADQDMVKLALQAGKNELLIKIVNASGPSGFYFKAKDTTPPKNIQTILTLAAEKRNDKQQQELLKWYAPYDAGWVELNDAEQDNMKLHPKRDLLPVFAARKGGATYNFGADTRKVYYLVRGNSNRKNGLAAPGFLQVLMTSDTQEKEWLLEKTEKNAQPRHPRIAFADWLTDTNQGAGHLLARVIVNRLWHHHFGRGIVETPSDFGTQGFRPTHPELLDYLAVQLIKGNWNLKPIHKLMMLSAVYQQSGQSNASGVKHDPENHLWWRRPAIRMDAEIIRDTLLSVSGSLDQKMFGPGTLNQEEKRRSIYLTVKRDKLIPILQLFDAPDAIQSVGKRNVTTVPPQALAMMNSPFIRRLSEQFAKRVRPNAKISLEQTVNDVYAIALSRQPDPTEQQQMLQFIHYQAESYGANPKAYELAVADFCQLIFCMNEFVFVD; translated from the coding sequence ATGCTGCGCTCTTTTTCGTTCTTTAGCCTGGGACTGATACTGCTGTTCAAACCTGCTTTTTCAGCAGAGCCAACACCGACTGCGCAACCCTCGAAAGCTGGAATTCAGTTTTTCGAAACGAAAATCAGACCCGTGCTTGTCAATCAATGCTACGAATGCCATTCAGTAGAAGCAAAGCAGAATGAAAAACTCGAGGGCGCATTATTGCTGGACACCAGAGCTGCGATGCTCACTGGGGGAGATACGGGTCCCAGTATCGTCCCAGGAGATGTTAAGAATAGTTTGTTGATTGCTGCGATTCGACATGAATCATTCGAGATGCCTCCCAAGAACAAATTGTCTGATCAAGTGATTGCGGACTTTGAAAAATGGATTCAAATGGGAGCGCCTGATCCACGCGATGGTAAGGTGCCCCAAATCAAAAAAGAGACAATTGATATCGCGAAAGGCCGCGAATTCTGGTCGTTCAAACCCTTAAATCAATCACCGCCACCTACGCCACACAACACAACATGGGGCAAGACGCCCGTTGATCAATTTATTCTGGCAAAACAGGAAGCCCAGGGGATTACTCCCAATCAGCTTGCCAGTCGGCAGACATTGATCCGACGTGTTTATTTCGATCTCTGGGGACTGCCTCCAGAACCAAAAGATGTTGAAGAATTTGTGAATGATCCGTCGCCGGATGCTTATGAAAAACTGATCGATCGCTTATTGGCTGGGCAACATTATGGCGAACGCTGGGCTCGGCATTGGCTTGATGTTTCCCGCTTTGCGGAAAGCAATGGGTACGCTTTTGATAGAGACCGCCCCGCTGCATATCACTTTCGCGATTTTGTGATTAAGGCACTCAATTCAGATATGCCTTATGATCAATTTATTCGGCTGCAAATTGCCGGCGATCAATTAGGCCCCACAGATTATCTCTCTCAGGCGGCAACCGGTTTCCTGGCAGCAGGTCCCTTTACTTCACAGCAGACACAAAAAGAACGGGAACGAAGTCGATATGAACAGTTAGATGATGTCATTCACACGATTGGAACCGCTACGTTAGGTCTGACGCTGGGGTGTGCCCGCTGTCACGATCATAAATTTGATCCGGTTTCCAGCCACGATTATTATCGCATGATTGCCGCGTTTGCAGAAACCGGATTCCAGGATTATCAACACGATCAAAACCCGGAAAAATATAACAAAGAAAAAGCTGCCTTTGATCTGACACACAAGCCATTTGTAGACGCGCGGTTGAAATATGAGAAGGAAGCGTTGCCAGCAAAACTGGTTGAATGGCTGAAAAAAAGGCCGACCGAGTCAATTCAACCTCAGCTCAGCGACTGGCACTCGATTGGTCCCTTTCAGTCTGCTAACTTTGATCAGGCATTCAATCAGAAACATGCACCTGAGAAAAAAGTGGATCTCAAGCAGACCTACTCAAAAGGGAAACTCAAGTGGACTCCTCAGCCAACCTGGGCCGATGGCAAAGTGCACAATACACTAACCGGTAATAATTCCGCAAATTATCTTTTCCGTACCATTGAGGTTCCTGTCGCGACTCCTCTGGAAATATCACTGGGGCGAGATGATGCCATCAAAGTCTGGCTGAATGGCAAATCGGTCTTGTCGAAAAAAGTAACCGGTGGTGCGGCCGCGGATCAGGACATGGTCAAACTGGCGTTACAGGCAGGAAAAAATGAACTGCTGATCAAAATTGTGAATGCCTCAGGGCCTTCCGGCTTTTATTTTAAAGCGAAAGATACGACGCCTCCCAAAAATATCCAAACGATTCTGACCTTGGCAGCTGAGAAAAGAAATGACAAACAACAACAGGAACTGTTGAAGTGGTATGCACCCTACGATGCCGGCTGGGTGGAACTGAATGACGCTGAGCAGGACAATATGAAGCTGCACCCCAAGCGTGATTTGTTGCCTGTCTTTGCAGCGCGAAAGGGAGGGGCAACTTACAATTTTGGCGCAGATACCCGCAAGGTGTACTATCTGGTGCGTGGGAATTCCAATCGCAAGAATGGGTTGGCGGCACCTGGTTTTCTGCAAGTGCTCATGACGAGCGACACTCAAGAAAAAGAATGGTTGCTGGAAAAAACAGAGAAAAATGCCCAGCCGCGTCATCCTCGAATTGCATTTGCGGATTGGCTGACAGATACCAATCAGGGAGCGGGACATCTATTAGCACGGGTGATTGTGAATCGACTCTGGCATCATCATTTTGGACGAGGAATTGTCGAGACACCCAGCGATTTTGGAACGCAAGGTTTTCGTCCGACTCATCCCGAACTTCTGGATTATCTCGCAGTTCAACTCATCAAGGGCAACTGGAACCTGAAGCCAATTCATAAATTGATGATGCTGAGCGCCGTTTATCAGCAGTCAGGTCAGTCAAATGCGAGTGGCGTGAAGCATGATCCGGAGAATCATTTGTGGTGGCGGCGTCCTGCAATTCGTATGGATGCTGAGATTATCCGCGATACTTTGCTGTCAGTCAGCGGCTCCTTGGATCAGAAGATGTTTGGTCCGGGGACATTGAATCAGGAAGAGAAACGACGCAGTATTTATCTGACTGTAAAACGAGATAAGTTAATTCCCATTCTGCAGTTGTTTGACGCGCCTGATGCAATTCAAAGTGTGGGGAAACGAAATGTAACCACAGTTCCTCCTCAGGCTCTGGCCATGATGAATTCGCCGTTTATTCGTAGATTGTCAGAACAATTTGCAAAACGTGTTCGTCCCAATGCAAAGATCAGCCTGGAACAAACGGTAAACGATGTGTATGCAATCGCGCTGTCCAGGCAGCCTGATCCAACTGAGCAGCAACAGATGCTGCAGTTTATTCATTACCAGGCAGAATCCTACGGAGCGAATCCGAAAGCATACGAATTGGCGGTGGCCGATTTTTGTCAGTTGATATTTTGTATGAATGAATTTGTATTTGTTGATTGA
- a CDS encoding efflux RND transporter periplasmic adaptor subunit translates to MKKWSRRISLLVVLLILSGLLAYGFWPVPVQVDLVQADQGAFLVTVNEDGKTRIREKYIVSAPVSGNLFRIELQEGDPIQADQTVLARIEPSDPILLDARAEAEAAARVRAAEATVKQAEAALHRNKEALELAEHDYQRALKLLQMKTITRSEFDEYEHHQGMAKADVDSAGFALAVANFELELAKAALISTRPTSGGKNSSRTLTMTSPINGQVLRVLHENAGVVTPGTPLLEFGDPHDLELEIDVLSTDAVKIHPGAKIFIEHWGGAGELEATVRLVEPSAFLKVSALGVEEQRVNIIADFSSPFEKRKTLGDGYRIEARIVVSEAMDVVKVPSGTLFREGRGWHVFLVEEGYAKLQPVEIGMSNGLETEITQGVTAGDLLILHPTDEIEDGTPVVGK, encoded by the coding sequence ATGAAAAAATGGTCGCGGAGAATATCGCTGCTGGTGGTTTTACTCATTTTGAGTGGGTTGCTGGCGTATGGCTTTTGGCCGGTCCCGGTTCAAGTAGACCTTGTGCAAGCGGATCAGGGTGCATTCTTAGTCACGGTCAATGAGGACGGTAAGACTCGCATTCGTGAAAAGTATATCGTCTCCGCGCCGGTCTCCGGAAATTTATTTCGAATCGAACTTCAGGAAGGCGATCCCATTCAAGCCGACCAGACGGTTTTGGCCCGGATCGAACCGAGTGATCCGATTCTTTTGGATGCACGGGCCGAAGCCGAAGCGGCAGCACGTGTTCGTGCTGCGGAGGCGACTGTCAAACAAGCAGAGGCAGCGTTGCATCGTAATAAGGAGGCATTGGAATTAGCCGAGCATGATTATCAACGGGCGCTCAAGCTGTTGCAGATGAAAACCATTACTCGGTCAGAGTTCGACGAATATGAACATCACCAGGGAATGGCAAAAGCAGATGTTGATTCAGCCGGTTTTGCGCTAGCTGTTGCCAACTTCGAGTTGGAGCTTGCCAAAGCAGCATTGATCAGTACGCGTCCGACTTCCGGAGGCAAAAATTCCTCACGCACTTTGACGATGACTTCTCCGATTAATGGTCAGGTCTTGCGTGTATTGCACGAGAATGCAGGAGTGGTGACTCCGGGAACGCCCCTGCTCGAATTCGGCGATCCGCACGACCTGGAACTGGAGATTGATGTTCTTTCGACCGATGCGGTTAAGATTCATCCGGGAGCAAAAATATTTATCGAGCATTGGGGCGGTGCCGGCGAGCTCGAGGCGACGGTGCGGCTTGTGGAACCATCCGCGTTCCTGAAAGTCTCCGCGCTTGGTGTGGAAGAACAACGCGTGAACATCATAGCCGACTTCAGCAGCCCTTTTGAGAAACGTAAAACACTGGGAGACGGATATCGCATTGAAGCGCGGATTGTTGTCTCTGAGGCAATGGATGTCGTAAAGGTGCCATCTGGTACATTGTTTCGTGAGGGGCGTGGTTGGCACGTTTTTCTTGTTGAAGAGGGATACGCGAAATTACAACCCGTTGAAATCGGCATGAGCAATGGACTTGAAACAGAAATAACGCAGGGGGTTACAGCAGGTGATCTACTTATCCTGCACCCGACCGACGAAATCGAAGATGGTACACCTGTCGTGGGGAAATAG